A genomic window from Equus asinus isolate D_3611 breed Donkey chromosome 25, EquAss-T2T_v2, whole genome shotgun sequence includes:
- the REN gene encoding renin: MNQRSRMPRWGLLLVLWGSYAFGLPADTGAFRRIFLRKMPSVRESLRERGVDVSRIGAEWSQFTKRLSRDNSTSPVVLTNYLDTQYYGEIGIGTPPQTFKVIFDTGSANLWVPSTKCSPLYAACEIHSLYDSSESSSYMENGTEFTIRYGSGKVKGFLSQDMVTVGGITVTQTFAEVTELPLIPFMLAKFDGVLGMGFPAQAVGGVTPVFDHILSQRVLKEDVFSVYYSRNSHLLGGEIVLGGSDPQYYQGNFHYVSVSKTDSWQIKMKGVSVRSATLLCEEGCMVVVDTGASYISGPTSSLRLLMETLGAKELSSDEYVVNCNQVPTLPDISFHLGGRAYTLTSADYVLQDPYSNDDLCTLALHGLDVPPPTGPVWVLGASFIRKFYTEFDRHNNRIGFALAR; the protein is encoded by the exons ATGAACCAACGGAGCAGAATGCCCCGCTGGGGACTCCTGCTGGTGCTCTGGGGCTCCTACGCCTTCGGGCTTCCTGCGGACACTGGCGCCTTCAGACG gatcttcctcaggaaaatgcCCTCGGTCCGAGAAAGCCTGAGGGAGCGAGGCGTGGATGTGAGCAGGATCGGCGCCGAGTGGAGCCAGTTCACCAAAAGACTCTCGCGAGACAACAGCACCTCCCCCGTGGTCCTCACCAACTACCTGGAC ACCCAGTACTACGGCGAGATCGGCATTggcaccccaccccagaccttcaAAGTCATCTTTGACACAGGCTCGGCCAACCTCTGGGTGCCCTCCACCAAGTGCAGCCCTCTCTACGCAGCCTGTG AGATTCACAGCCTCTACGACTCCTCGGAATCCTCCAGCTACATGGAGAATGGAACGGAATTCACCATCCGCTACGGATCCGGGAAAGTCAAAGGTTTCCTGAGCCAGGACATGGTGACT GTGGGCGGAATCACAGTGACGCAGACGTTTGCAGAGGTTACGGAGCTGCCCTTGATACCCTTCATGCTGGCCAAGTTTGATGGGGTTCTGGGCATGGGCTTCCCTGCACAGGCCGTTGGTGGGGTCACCCCCGTCTTTGACCACATCCTCTCCCAGAGGGTGCTAAAGGAAGACGTCTTCTCTGTCTACTACAGCAG GAATTCCCACTTGCTAGGGGGAGAGATTGTGCTGGGAGGCAGCGACCCCCAGTATTACCAAGGGAACTTCCACTACGTGAGCGTCAGCAAGACTGACTCCTGGCAGATCAAAATGAAAGG GGTATCTGTGAGGTCGGCCACCTTACTCTGTGAGGAGGGCTGCATGGTAGTGGTGGATACTGGCGCATCCTACATCTCGGGTCCCACCAGCTCCCTGAGGCTGCTCATGGAGACCCTGGGGGCCAAGGAGCTGAGCTCAGATGAA TATGTCGTGAACTGTAACCAAGTGCCCACACTCCCTGACATCTCCTTCCACCTCGGAGGCAGAGCCTACACGCTTACCAGCGCAGACTACGTATTACAG GATCCCTACAGTAATGATGATCTGTGCACACTGGCCCTCCACGGTCTAGATGTCCCACCACCCACCGGGCCTGTCTGGGTCCTGGGCGCCAGCTTCATTCGCAAGTTCTACACGGAGTTTGATCGGCATAACAATCGCATTGGCTTTGCCTTGGCCCGCTGA